A genomic region of Mycolicibacterium poriferae contains the following coding sequences:
- a CDS encoding nuclear transport factor 2 family protein codes for MTRSAREVVEQYNLVVWNRRDFGLADELLGDTVIRHDVGESTTLTHEQAVARVVGHWEMFESIRFDLNLVVAGDDGEHVAVVYQSPMTLKDGTETTIGSMEIFRVVDGRITEVWNCGYKQGVWA; via the coding sequence ATGACGCGGTCGGCGCGCGAGGTCGTCGAGCAGTACAACCTCGTGGTCTGGAACCGGCGAGATTTCGGCCTCGCCGACGAACTTCTCGGCGACACGGTGATCCGCCACGACGTGGGAGAGTCGACGACGCTGACCCATGAGCAGGCCGTCGCCCGTGTGGTCGGGCACTGGGAGATGTTCGAGAGCATCCGCTTCGATCTCAACCTCGTCGTCGCCGGCGACGATGGCGAGCATGTCGCGGTGGTCTATCAGTCACCGATGACACTCAAGGACGGCACCGAGACGACCATCGGCAGCATGGAGATCTTCCGTGTGGTCGACGGCAGGATCACCGAAGTCTGGAATTGCGGCTACAAGCAGGGAGTGTGGGCATGA